A genomic region of Eucalyptus grandis isolate ANBG69807.140 chromosome 5, ASM1654582v1, whole genome shotgun sequence contains the following coding sequences:
- the LOC120285998 gene encoding LOW QUALITY PROTEIN: F-box/kelch-repeat protein SKIP4-like (The sequence of the model RefSeq protein was modified relative to this genomic sequence to represent the inferred CDS: inserted 2 bases in 1 codon; deleted 1 base in 1 codon), translated as MECIQSTSQVAAGNELAQMPLIPGLPDDIALSCLARLPRKFHXVLKCVSKRWRDLVCSDEWYSYRRKHKLDEAWIYALCRDKQERSFCYVLDPNSSQRCWKHIQGIPPQISKRKGMGFETLGKKIYFLGGCGWVEEPTDEVYCYDVSANTWNETTSLSIARCYFACEVLDEKIYAIGGLGTDLSGPNSWDTYDPSINGWISHVDPNLVPDIEDSVVLDGQIYIRCGGSSLCSHVYAIVYEPSRGSWQHVDADIASGWKGPAVVIDGTLYVLDQSSGLRLMKWQKESKDWVVVKRLSQLLTQPPCRLVAIGKRLFVIGKGLSTLVFDVDQSENAGRIMVGSSISKLTSDYDVISCKVVAL; from the exons ATGGAATGTATTCAAAGTACGTCTCAAGTGGCAGCTGGAAATGAACTTGCTCAAATGCCTCTGATACCTGGGCTTCCTGATGACATCGCTCTTTCCTGCTTGGCAAGACTTCCACGGAAGTTCCA AGTCTTGAAATGCGTGTCTAAGCGGTGGAGAGACTTAGTTTGTAGTGATGAGTGGTATTCTTACAGGAGAAAGCATAAACTTGACGAAGCATGGATCTATGCTTTGTGTAGAGACAAACAGGAACGTAGTTTCTGTTATGTGTTAGACCCCAATTCCTCGCAAAGATGTTGGAAGCACATTCAAGGCATTCCCCCGCAAATTTCAAAGCGAAAAGGCATGGGATTTGAAACGCTCGGGAAGAAGATTTACTTTTTGGGAGGTTGTGGTTGGGTTGAAGAGCCTACTGATGAAGTGTACTGCTATGATGTTTCTGCCAACACATGGAATGAAACTACTTCATTGTCAATTGCGAG GTGCTATTTTGCTTGTGAAGTCTTGGATgagaaaatttatgcaattggggGTTTAGGTACAGATCTGAGCGGTCCCAATTCTTGGGACACTTATGATCCCAGCATAAATGGTTGGATCTCTCACGTGGACCCTAACCTCGTTCCTGACATAGAAGATTCTGTGGTATTGGATGGGCAAATATATATCCGATGCGGTGGTTCTTCACTT TGCTCTCATGTCTATGCCATTGTGTACGAACCATCGAGGGGCTCGTGGCAACATGTGGACGCTGACATCGCGTCTGGCTGGAAAGGTCCAGCAGTCGTCATAGATGGGACTCTTTATGTGTTGGATCAAAGTTCAGGACTAAGGCTGATGAAGTGGCAGAAGGAAAGCAAGGATTGGGTGGTGGTTAAGAGATTGTCACAGCTATTAACTCAACCTCCTTGCCGACTTGTTGCAATTGGCAAGAGATTATTTGTCATAGGGAAGGGGCTTAGCACGCTGGTGTTCGATGTGGACCAGAGTGAAAACGCAGGAAGAATAATGGTGGGATCTTCCATATCCAAGTTGACTTCTGATTATGATGTAATTAGCTGTAAAGTTGTAGCACTATAA
- the LOC104445906 gene encoding receptor-like protein 7 yields the protein MAALSLYLLLTWIFLLSLFRTRFAEVLCHADESFALMEFKRSFRTNTTDWRCIHPKVHSWSLDGSGDCCSWDGVECDEVTGRVIALNLSSSLSLGTMSPNTTLFRLVHMESLNLAFNNFNFSSIPYGFSNLSKLQYLNLSSSNFSGEIPRDISQLSKLVSLDLSTYWDETLRMPNMGGFVHNLTGLKELDLSRVSLLSPLPPMLANFSSLTLLRLVSCELSGNFPVSIFQLPNLEVLSVADNYDLSGFFPKPHWGSPLKSLEVSWTNFSGEIPSLIGNLSLLNELRAENCYFSGSLPSSMGNLSHLTILDFYANNLQGQIPVSFANLTQLLELQLSNNNLQGPVPVSFANLTQLSKLYLSDNNLSGDFLEWVVNLTKLTSLDISGNWFDFSSDNLHNDILGPLRNLKDLYVLNLESLNLNGVLNVNDLFALKNLRRLVLSNNNISFTKSFINATTSKLINLELDSCNLTEFPQFIGYLSKLEGLYLQHNRIQGTIPRGMWNNSKESLRHVDLSHNLLTGFENNQTNLSLPNLDYLDISSNLLKTTLPVPPPSVIAYNISNNFLFGEVPTSICEVSSLTVLDLSNNTLNGTLPPCLGSIHPLILLNLARNKLDGMIPHVYLDDCALRMIDLRENQLSGIVPRSLGNCRMLEYLNLGDNQINDTFPFWLSELTYLKVIGLRSNNFHGPIESKLSQLNFTSLHILDISNNSFNGEFPSNLLKSCHAMKVMVGQDNLAYLDIFEMPPHASFYISTTYAMKLMNKGVKREYAKIPDVLIAIDLSNNKFEGFIPELIGDLESLRMLNLSNNLFNGSIPPSLANLTVLEALDLSRNNLVGEIPQQLARLTFLSVFNISHNHLSGPIPLGTQFDTFESSSFAMNNGLCGSPLPNKCTNGEDAPPPPSFKVDNEEDCLFNLDWRIMLVGAGVGFSVGIVIENLIIDEKRTWFLCCSKKMAKGWKKMRKALADKKLCS from the exons aTGGCAGCCTTATCATTATATCTGCTGCTTACTTGGATATTCTTGCTGTCTCTCTTTCGTACTAGGTTTGCTGAGGTACTTTGTCATGCGGACGAGAGCTTTGCCTTGATGGAATTCAAGAGAAGTTTCAGAACCAACACGACAGATTGGCGATGCATTCATCCAAAAGTCCATTCCTGGTCACTGGATGGAAGTGGAGATTGTTGTTCATGGGACGGCGTTGAATGTGATGAAGTCACCGGCCGAGTGATCGCCCTCAACCTCAGTAGCAGCTTGTCTCTCGGCACCATGAGTCCTAACACCACTCTCTTTCGACTCGTTCACATGGAGTCGCTCAATCTCGCTTTCAACAACTTCAACTTCTCCTCGATTCCGTATGGCTTCAGCAATCTTTCAAAGTTACAATACCTTAATCTCTCCTCCTCCAACTTCTCCGGTGAAATCCCTCGCGATATCTCGCAACTCTCCAAGTTAGTTTCTCTCGATTTATCAACTTATTGGGATGAGACACTTCGTATGCCCAACATGGGTGGCTTCGTTCATAACTTGACTGGGCTAAAAGAACTTGATCTTTCTCGGGTAAGCTTGTTATCACCTTTGCCACCTATGCTAGCGAATTTCTCTTCCTTGACATTGCTCAGGCTAGTATCTTGTGAATTGAGTGGAAACTTTCCGGTCAGCATTTTCCAGTTGCCAAACTTAGAAGTCCTTTCCGTTGCTGACAATTATGACCTTTCTGGGTTTTTTCCCAAGCCACACTGGGGTTCTCCATTGAAATCCTTGGAAGTTTCCTGGACCAACTTCTCGGGAGAAATACCCTCTTTGATTGGAAATCTTAGTCTCTTGAATGAGTTAAGAGCCGAGAATTGCTATTTCTCAGGATCGCTTCCCTCTTCAATGGGTAATCTTTCTCATCTCACTATACTGGACTTTTACGCAAATAACTTGCAAGGTCAAATCCCTGTTTCCTTTGCTAATCTTACCCAGCTATTGGAGCTACAACTCTCTAACAATAACTTGCAAGGTCCAGTCCCTGTTTCCTTTGCTAATCTTACCCAGCTATCGAAGCTATATCTCTCTGACAATAACTTGAGCGGTGATTTTTTGGAGTGGGTGGTCAACTTGACAAAACTCACTAGCTTGGACATTTCAG GTAATTGGTTTGACTTTTCTAGTGACAACTTGCACAATGATATTCTGGGCCCATTGCGGAATCTAAAGGATCTCTATGTGCTTAATCTGGAGTCGCTTAATCTCAATGGCGTTCTCAATGTGAATGATCTATTCGCACTCAAGAACTTGAGACGCTTAGTTCTATCCAACAATAACATATCTTTCACCAAGTCATTCATCAACGCCACTACGTCGAAGCTTATCAACTTAGAGCTGGATTCATGCAACTTGACGGAGTTCCCACAGTTTATAGGCTACTTGAGCAAATTGGAGGGGTTATACCTACAACACAACAGAATTCAAGGGACCATTCCTAGAGGGATGTGGAACAATAGCAAAGAATCTCTCAGGCATGTAGATCTTTCTCACAATCTTTTAACCGGCTTTGAAAATAACCAAACCAATCTTTCTTTGCCGAACTTGGACTATCTTGACATTAGTTCTAACTTGCTAAAAACAACCCTCCCTGTCCCACCTCCCTCGGTCATCGCATATAACATCTCCAACAATTTCCTATTTGGGGAAGTTCCAACATCCATATGTGAAGTGAGCTCTCTTACTGTGCTCGATTTGTCCAACAATACTCTGAATGGCACACTTCCCCCTTGTTTGGGAAGTATTCATCCTTTGATTTTATTGAATCTTGCGAGAAATAAATTGGATGGCATGATTCCTCACGTTTACTTAGATGATTGTGCATTGAGGATGATTGACCTCAGAGAAAACCAACTAAGTGGTATTGTTCCGAGATCTTTAGGAAATTGCAGAATGCTGGAGTATTTGAATCTTGGTGACAACCAAATTAATGATACGTTCCCATTTTGGCTATCGGAATTGACCTACCTAAAAGTAATTGGCTTGCGGTCCAATAATTTCCATGGTCCCATAGAATCTAAGCTAAGCCAGCTCAACTTCACCAGTTTACACATCTTGGACATTTCCAACAACAGCTTCAATGGCGAATTTCCTTCCAACTTGTTGAAGAGTTGCCACGCCATGAAGGTCATGGTTGGTCAAGATAATTTGGcatatttggatatttttgaaatGCCTCCTCATGCTTCATTCTATATAAGTACGACTTATgcgatgaaattgatgaataagGGCGTGAAAAGGGAATATGCGAAGATTCCAGATGTCCTCATCGCAATTGACCTCTCCAACAACAAGTTTGAAGGGTTCATTCCTGAACTCATTGGAGATCTAGAATCACTTCGCATGCTCAACCTATCAAACAACCTCTTCAATGGTAGCATCCCTCCTTCCTTGGCCAATCTGACAGTGCTCGAAGCACTGGATCTTTCCCGGAACAATCTTGTGGGAGAGATTCCTCAACAACTAGCCCGCCTCACATTTCTTTCGGTTTTCAATATCTCTCACAATCATCTATCGGGACCAATACCACTTGGAACGCAATTTGATACATTCGAGAGTAGTTCATTTGCGATGAATAATGGTTTGTGTGGAAGCCCCTTGCCAAATAAATGCACAAATGGTGAGGAtgctccaccaccaccatctttcAAAGTGGATAATGAAGAAGATTGTCTCTTCAACTTGGATTGGAGAATCATGCTGGTTGGTGCCGGAGTTGGGTTTTCGGTTGGTATTGTGATAGAGAACTTGATCATTGATGAGAAGAGGACGTGGTTCTTGTGCTGCTCCAAGAAAATGGCCAAAGGATGGAAAAAGATGAGGAAAGCTCTGGCAGACAAGAAATTATGTAGCTAG
- the LOC120293441 gene encoding uncharacterized protein LOC120293441, whose amino-acid sequence MNSYHWEALRRKKPRVFRHALVWNSAIMPRYQFNLWIMAKGRLPTQALLLSNGRIDGGSCPFCNEVPDYMDHLFFGCRVTADIAFFWAARCNIPWCNRSWAENLHWATTLLTGKDFYKSIARFSFGALCHIIWKNMNTILFRDEPLSVPAMKNHLSKVVKDKALTFRNVEDSTRNKRLACNWGCDPIIFSSRYLDPPTRGFLSAWWLFSLCLSLKVVAASAGVSFPHACSLCACCI is encoded by the coding sequence ATGAACTCTTACCATTGGGAGGCCTTGAGGCGGAAGAAGCCCCGTGTCTTCCGGCATGCTCTCGTCTGGAACAGTGCCATCATGCCTAGGTATCAGTTCAACCTTTGGATTATGGCAAAGGGTAGGCTTCCTACCCAGGCTCTTCTACTGTCTAATGGTAGGATTGATGGTGGATCCTGTCCTTTTTGCAATGAAGTGCCTGATTATATGGACCATCTCTTTTTTGGGTGTCGTGTCACGGCCGacattgctttcttttgggcggcCAGATGCAATATTCCTTGGTGCAACAGGTCTTGGGCTGAAAATCTTCATTGGGCCACTACCTTGCTGACGGGCAAGGATTTTTATAAGAGCATTGctcgtttttcttttggggcgctttgtcatatcatttggaaGAACATGAACACTATTCTCTTTAGAGATGAGCCCCTTTCCGTCCCGGCCATGAAGAATCATCTTTCCAAAGTTGTCAAAGACAAAGCTCTCACCTTCAGGAATGTAGAGGATTCTACTCGGAACAAGAGGTTGGCGTGCAACTGGGGTTGTGACCCAATTATCTTCTCTTCTAGATACCTTGATCCTCCTACCCGAGGATTCCTTAGTGCCTGGTGGCTCTTCTCGCTTTGCCTCTCACTCAAGGTTGTTGCAGCCTCCGCCGGGGTGTCTTTCCCTCATGCCTGCTCATTGTGTGCGTGTTGTATCTAG
- the LOC104445911 gene encoding integrin-linked protein kinase 1-like has protein sequence MEDWDLRLSPPERMLRHTIDSGPYRLLSCSTKNDKAGVLQELEKGVEANFADYDKRTALHLASCEGCTEVVVLLLERGADVNSIDRWGRTVGLDAQNPCYEIDCNEIDMEGAILIGEGALGEVNMVKWRGTEVAAKTIRSSIAPNPRVRSDFKKELTLWQKLCHPNIVQFLGVLKQSDRLIFLTEYLRNGSLFDILRKRGRLDPQTAVAYALDIASFLCRQTRFQLEFLQLQ, from the exons ATGGAGGATTGGGACCTCCGGTTGTCGCCTCCCGAG AGAATGCTGCGACACACGATCGACTCAGGACCGTACAGGTTACTCTCTTGCTCAACTAAAAATGACAAAGCAGGGGTGTTACAGGAGCTAGAGAAGGGCGTGGAAGCAAATTTTGCTGACTATGATAAGAGGACAGCTCTCCATTTGGCATCATGCGAAGGTTGCACTGAGGTGGTTGTGCTACTTCTTGAGAGAGGAGCTGATGTGAACTCCATTGACCGTTGGGGTCGAACt GTCGGACTTGATGCACAAAATCCATGCTATGAGATTGACTGCAATGAGATTGACATGGAGGGGGCTATTCTAATTGGAGAA GGAGCACTTGGTGAAGTGAATATGGTGAAATGGCGTGGTACAGAAGTTGCAGCAAAAACAATACGTTCCTCCATTGCCCCAAATCCAAGAGTTAG GAGTGACTTCAAGAAGGAATTGACTCTTTGGCAGAAGCTGTGCCACCCTAATATTGTGCAGTTCCTTGGTGTTCTAAAGCAATCTGATCGTTTAATCTTTCTCACTGAGTATCTCCGCAAT GGAAGCTTGTTTGATATActgaggaagagaggaagacttGACCCACAGACTGCAGTTGCATATGCTTTGGATATTGCAAG